A window from Chrysemys picta bellii isolate R12L10 chromosome 2, ASM1138683v2, whole genome shotgun sequence encodes these proteins:
- the LOC101941377 gene encoding ras-related protein Rab-26-like isoform X4: MATVPPPDLKFKLILLGDFGVGKTTLFHRIRVGRFLQGAHAPNEHLAICKRTVQLSHPPIPGLAQISLWDTAGEERFLSLSSCYYRDTDAVLLLYSAQSQLSFDSLPHWVYVARQYCPDGNKTDLEPRLPEDQAEKFSVEHRIAGRFNVSAKTGENVDRCVQDVVQLLVLKSDAGRSRLTVSLQEADSSSPCAC, encoded by the exons ATGGCGACCGTGCCTCCGCCCGACCTGAAGTTCAAGCTTATCCTGCTGGGGgactttggggtggggaagaCCACCCTGTTCCACCGCATCCGGGTGGGGCGCTTCCTGCAGGGGGCCCACGCCCCCAACGAGCACCTGGCCATCTGCAAGAGGACCGTGCAGCTCAGCCACCCTCCGATCCCCGGCCTGGCGCAG ATCTCCCTGTGGGACACGGCCGGTGAAGAAAGGTTCCTCTCCCTGAGCAGCTGCTACTACCGGGACACGGACGCCGTGCTACTGCTGTACAGCGCCCAGAGCCAGCTCTCCTTCGACAGCCTCCCGCACTGGGTCTACGTGGCCCGGCAGTACTGCCCGGATG GGAACAAGACTGACCTGGAGCCGCGCCTGCCGGAGGACCAGGCTGAGAAGTTTTCCGTGGAGCACAGAATAGCCGGCAGGTTTAACGTGTCGGCCAAGACAG GAGAGAACGTGGACAGGTGCGTGCAGGACGTGGTGCAGCTGCTCGTCCTCAAGAGTGACGCTGGGCGCAGCAGGCTCACCGTGTCGCTGCAGGAGGCCGACTCCTCCAGCCCCTGTGCATGCTGA
- the LOC101941377 gene encoding ras-related protein Rab-30-like isoform X1, translating to MATVPPPDLKFKLILLGDFGVGKTTLFHRIRVGRFLQGAHAPNEHLAICKRTVQLSHPPIPGLAQISLWDTAGEERFLSLSSCYYRDTDAVLLLYSAQSQLSFDSLPHWVYVARQYCPDAPIFLLGNKTDLEPRLPEDQAEKFSVEHRIAGRFNVSAKTGRAGLPPSPHAAWELGPQMGSARLGGAGALPQPCAPPCPWAASSGSRPFRPWPRGGQVHPCS from the exons ATGGCGACCGTGCCTCCGCCCGACCTGAAGTTCAAGCTTATCCTGCTGGGGgactttggggtggggaagaCCACCCTGTTCCACCGCATCCGGGTGGGGCGCTTCCTGCAGGGGGCCCACGCCCCCAACGAGCACCTGGCCATCTGCAAGAGGACCGTGCAGCTCAGCCACCCTCCGATCCCCGGCCTGGCGCAG ATCTCCCTGTGGGACACGGCCGGTGAAGAAAGGTTCCTCTCCCTGAGCAGCTGCTACTACCGGGACACGGACGCCGTGCTACTGCTGTACAGCGCCCAGAGCCAGCTCTCCTTCGACAGCCTCCCGCACTGGGTCTACGTGGCCCGGCAGTACTGCCCGGATG cccccatcttCCTGCTAGGGAACAAGACTGACCTGGAGCCGCGCCTGCCGGAGGACCAGGCTGAGAAGTTTTCCGTGGAGCACAGAATAGCCGGCAGGTTTAACGTGTCGGCCAAGACAGGTAGGGCGGGGCTGCCCCCCTCGCCTCatgcagcctgggagctgggcccCCAAATGGGCTCGGCACGGCTGGGAGGAGCTGGAGCCCTGCCCCAGCCGTGTGCCCCACCCTGCCCATGGGCCGCGAGTTCAGGCTCTCGCCCGTTCAGGCCTTGGCCTCGGGGGGGACAGGTCCACCCCTGCtcgtga
- the LOC101941377 gene encoding ras-related protein Rab-30-like isoform X2, with the protein MATVPPPDLKFKLILLGDFGVGKTTLFHRIRVGRFLQGAHAPNEHLAICKRTVQLSHPPIPGLAQISLWDTAGEERFLSLSSCYYRDTDAVLLLYSAQSQLSFDSLPHWVYVARQYCPDGNKTDLEPRLPEDQAEKFSVEHRIAGRFNVSAKTGRAGLPPSPHAAWELGPQMGSARLGGAGALPQPCAPPCPWAASSGSRPFRPWPRGGQVHPCS; encoded by the exons ATGGCGACCGTGCCTCCGCCCGACCTGAAGTTCAAGCTTATCCTGCTGGGGgactttggggtggggaagaCCACCCTGTTCCACCGCATCCGGGTGGGGCGCTTCCTGCAGGGGGCCCACGCCCCCAACGAGCACCTGGCCATCTGCAAGAGGACCGTGCAGCTCAGCCACCCTCCGATCCCCGGCCTGGCGCAG ATCTCCCTGTGGGACACGGCCGGTGAAGAAAGGTTCCTCTCCCTGAGCAGCTGCTACTACCGGGACACGGACGCCGTGCTACTGCTGTACAGCGCCCAGAGCCAGCTCTCCTTCGACAGCCTCCCGCACTGGGTCTACGTGGCCCGGCAGTACTGCCCGGATG GGAACAAGACTGACCTGGAGCCGCGCCTGCCGGAGGACCAGGCTGAGAAGTTTTCCGTGGAGCACAGAATAGCCGGCAGGTTTAACGTGTCGGCCAAGACAGGTAGGGCGGGGCTGCCCCCCTCGCCTCatgcagcctgggagctgggcccCCAAATGGGCTCGGCACGGCTGGGAGGAGCTGGAGCCCTGCCCCAGCCGTGTGCCCCACCCTGCCCATGGGCCGCGAGTTCAGGCTCTCGCCCGTTCAGGCCTTGGCCTCGGGGGGGACAGGTCCACCCCTGCtcgtga
- the LOC101941377 gene encoding ras-related protein Rab-26-like isoform X3: protein MATVPPPDLKFKLILLGDFGVGKTTLFHRIRVGRFLQGAHAPNEHLAICKRTVQLSHPPIPGLAQISLWDTAGEERFLSLSSCYYRDTDAVLLLYSAQSQLSFDSLPHWVYVARQYCPDAPIFLLGNKTDLEPRLPEDQAEKFSVEHRIAGRFNVSAKTGENVDRCVQDVVQLLVLKSDAGRSRLTVSLQEADSSSPCAC from the exons ATGGCGACCGTGCCTCCGCCCGACCTGAAGTTCAAGCTTATCCTGCTGGGGgactttggggtggggaagaCCACCCTGTTCCACCGCATCCGGGTGGGGCGCTTCCTGCAGGGGGCCCACGCCCCCAACGAGCACCTGGCCATCTGCAAGAGGACCGTGCAGCTCAGCCACCCTCCGATCCCCGGCCTGGCGCAG ATCTCCCTGTGGGACACGGCCGGTGAAGAAAGGTTCCTCTCCCTGAGCAGCTGCTACTACCGGGACACGGACGCCGTGCTACTGCTGTACAGCGCCCAGAGCCAGCTCTCCTTCGACAGCCTCCCGCACTGGGTCTACGTGGCCCGGCAGTACTGCCCGGATG cccccatcttCCTGCTAGGGAACAAGACTGACCTGGAGCCGCGCCTGCCGGAGGACCAGGCTGAGAAGTTTTCCGTGGAGCACAGAATAGCCGGCAGGTTTAACGTGTCGGCCAAGACAG GAGAGAACGTGGACAGGTGCGTGCAGGACGTGGTGCAGCTGCTCGTCCTCAAGAGTGACGCTGGGCGCAGCAGGCTCACCGTGTCGCTGCAGGAGGCCGACTCCTCCAGCCCCTGTGCATGCTGA